The Alteromonas mediterranea DE genome contains the following window.
ATGGCTGAAAATGAATAGAGCCGCCATTCTTCGCTTGCAGTACCCGTAAATTGTAGTGCTGTGAGTTGAGGTATCGCGTCACCTTGTTCAAAACCTGAATAGATTTCTTCAAATTCATCGCCGTCAATATAGCTAGCATGAGACTCATCCTCCTCGGCGACACGGCGTAATACACTCGGCCAGTCTCTGTTCGTACTCTCATCGCCACTCAAGCCCAAGGCGCGGGCCAGCGCGCTTTTTTCGTTATTAGCCAGTGGAATAACCCCCATATAACAACGGTGTGCCGCACGCGTCACCGCAACATAAGCAAGGCGCATGTCTTCTGCTTCGCTTTCGCGTTGAACACGAGCTATAGCTTGAGCGGTCTGTCCTAACTGCATTTGCAAATCTTGCTTGTCTTCATCGTAAAAGGTAAATATTTGTGACGTAGATTTACCATTTTTCGATGCATCCTTATAGCCGGTTGCGTAAGGAACAAACACGATGGGGTATTCAAGGCCCTTTGAACCGTGCTGGGTAATAAGGCGAATTAGCTGGCTGTCACTTTCAAGGCGTAACGTAAGTTCTTCATCACTTTCTGGCTTGTGAATTTGTTTATTTAACCAGTCGAGTAGCTGTTCGGGTCGCTGGTGCGTGGTACTGGCTTTTTCCAGCACTTCGGCAAGATGCTGATAGTTTGTAAGCGCGCGCTCCACGTTATCAGCATGGGGGACGTAGCTGTCTTGCATTAGGTGCAAAAGCACGCTCATACAGCCTTTTTGAAGCCACATGTCGCGTAAAGACAATACTTTGTCCATCGCTTTATCCCACATAGCATCATCTTCGTGGTAAAGCAGTTCAATGAGGGTCTGCGGGCTATAGCCCCAAAGCGGAGATGCTAAGCTAGAGGAAACGTTGCTGGTATCGTTCGCATGCCATATACCGTTAAGAAGCCTGAGGACATCTTTCGCTTCGGCACTGGCAAACAAGTTGCTGCGATCACTTAAATAAACGCAGGCTAACCCTTTTTGCTGTAGAACGTTTTTAATAGCGCCGGCTTCGGTCCTGTCTTTTACCAAGATAGCGATATCTTGCGGCTTTACCGGTTTTGTTTCGCCGTTGTCCAATTGAAATTGAGCCTCGTTTAGCAGGCGATAAATCTCTTGCGCAATCCACTGCGCCATTTTACGACGCATAATGTTGGTATTTTCTTTCTCTTCCAAGCACAGGCTCACGTAATTCATCGCGCTACGCTGCGCTGCAGGGTCTCTCAATGGGGTTTTAGCCGCTGCCGCTTTGGGCGTAAATTCAACGGGGTTGTATTTGATATCAAAGCCAAACACATCAGTTGGGGTATTTGATGCCACAGGTGCACCATAAAATAACCGGTTATAGGCTTTTACCATCCCCTCTACCGAGCGCCAGTTGGTGTTCATTACCCAGCGATAGTCTGCTTGTCTGCCCGCTTTCAAGTAGGTGAAGATATCCCCTCCGCGAAAGCGATATATCGCCTGTTTAGGGTCGCCAATCATTAATAACGCACTGACTCTTGCCGACGCGCTCTCCTCGTTATCGTTTGAAAGATCTGTTTCTGTTTGTGAGGCCGAATTGCTCGATGCATTGGGATAAACCGCGTCCAAAATAGCGTATTGCTTGGCATCGGTATCTTGGAACTCATCAATAAGCGCCACAGGAAATTTTTTACGAAGTTCAGGGACAAGCGTATTGTTAGGCTTAACCACCTCATCGGCTAACATGCGAATAAGATCGTCAAAATCGATAACACCAAGTTGCTTTTTCTGTTTATCAACGCGCCCTTTAATGAACGCAATGGCTTCTATAACCAGCTTAAACACGGGTACTTTAGCCAGTGCCTTATCCTTTTCGCCGAATACTTTTTTCAATGCAGTAGCAAATTCTTTAATCGGCGTTAGTATTTCTTTTACCCCTGAAGAATTTCTCGCGTAGCGAGTGCCTTTAACAAATGCCTCTGCTTCAGGCGGGGGTAAGTAATATTGCCCGCTATCTGCGCATGAACGTAGCCAGCTCTTTAATGCGGCCAATTCCTGCGGCCTTTCTTTCTTATGAGCAGGTGTTTTAATAAGCTGCTCAACTAACAACCCCTCATTATCTTCTACGCTTTGCGATAGCGTTTTTACGTAGGCCACAGAAGTATGCGGCGATTCATCTAGCTGCCTTTGATAGGCAAGCTCAATATCCTGCTCGCTAAGCATTAATGGGGTCAGAGTACTTTTAATGCTGGCATTAAACTCCAGTAACAGCCTTTCAGGTGTATGCCACCCTGACTCTGCCAACAGCCTAAAATCGTCTTCGTTCTTGCTCACCTTTCGAATGTAGTCTTCTGCCGCCTGAAGGTACAAATCGCTAGTGTCATTACCTAAGTTTAACGACATGGCAAAACCACTGTTAAACGCCAATTGGGTAATGACGTGCTGGCAGAAGGCGTGAATAGTGAAAACCGACGCTTCATCAAGTTCTAACTGTGCAGCTTTTAGCAAAGCCATGCTTTCGTCGGTATTACAGCGAGTAAACAAATGCTGATAAACAGGGTCGCAGTTGCTGTCAATTTGATTGTCATTCTCTTTGGCTTGCTGCCAAATCAGAAACGCCTCTCTTAAGGTTTTGGCAATACGCCCTTTTATTTCTTCGGTGGCAGCTTTGGTGAACGTCATTACCAATATTTCTTTTACCGTCAGCTTTTTTTCTAACAGTAAGCGCAAATATAACCGGGTAATGTTAAAGGTTTTACCCGTCCCTGCGCTGGCTTCTATTAGATGCCGCCCTTTTAATGGCATTGCTACCACATCAAGCAGTTGCGCGTCATTGTTGGCCTTTTTATTGGTTTCAAGCTGGGTTTGGGTTGCCATATCGCTTGCAGAGGATGGGGTAATATTGCTCATAACTTCTCCTCTTGAGACGCGTTGTTTACCATGGCGAGTAGTAAAAAGGCACTTAAATGCGGCACATCACTCCAATTGATACCTTGAGGAAATAGCCAGTTAAGATAAGGGTTATTAGCCATGTCAGCGCTATACTGCCCGCTACTTTGCTGCCAATCGGTTAGCGACCGTTGTAATTCTACCGTGTCGAAAAGCCCAGCCGCTTGAGTTATGATTTGCTGTGCTTTTTCGCTTGCTTCATCGACAGTGTCGTTATCTGCAATTGGGCAGACTTCATCAATAGCCTGCTTTACTTGATAAATAACCGCTTTGTCGGTTTCACAGGAATTGTCAGCACTCAATAGCGCCCTAAGTAGGTGTCCAAACATTTCAGGTTTTATACTGTCGACAACTGGTTTACATTCTGAATTTCTCTTACCAGGTATAATGCTACCAAACAAACTTAAATGCACGGGGGTTGGCGCGGTGTAAATAGCCATGTAAAGCTGCTCTATAAACAGGAGTAACTGAACGGCGGTCTCGCGCTCAACTGCAGCAAATTTCTGTTTTTTCAGAATAGTTTCGCCTTTTTCCCAAGAGCAGGCGTAAATTTCTAATGGGTAATGGGTGTAACTAGTTGTTTCATCGCTACTTGAAAATATCAATTGAGAGATGAAAAAGCCTAGCGCCCGATGAGCGTCAACTTTCCCGGCGCAAAGCTCGACTAATGCGTCGCTGCCTTCTAGGGCCGAAGTCGTGAAGGTAATATACTTACCTTGAAACTGTGCCTTTTTGGGCTCGGCATCGTGAGGGCCCATAGCTTGACTTAGCGCTAGCGCTCCCTCTTTCCACATTTCAACTTCATCCATTGCCACTGGGTTATTGGGAATATCCCCTCTAAGCGAAGCAAATGTAATTACTTGCTCGCTGTATGTAAGTTCACTGGCATCAAGTTCTGACGAATTATTGCGCTCAGGCGAGGAAAATATAGCGTCGAGCACCTGATAACGCAGCAATGCATTGGTTTCGAAAGGTTCGCTGTTCTCAAGCAGGGTAAATGATTGCGATAAATTCACGCCAAGCCTTTGTATGGAAAAATGCTCAAGCGGATCTTTAAATGCTCTGGCGATTTGCATATTCGACAAACGTAGCGCTTGTGTTGCAAGTGCGCGGGGCGACTGGCTAATAT
Protein-coding sequences here:
- the recB gene encoding exodeoxyribonuclease V subunit beta; amino-acid sequence: MSNITPSSASDMATQTQLETNKKANNDAQLLDVVAMPLKGRHLIEASAGTGKTFNITRLYLRLLLEKKLTVKEILVMTFTKAATEEIKGRIAKTLREAFLIWQQAKENDNQIDSNCDPVYQHLFTRCNTDESMALLKAAQLELDEASVFTIHAFCQHVITQLAFNSGFAMSLNLGNDTSDLYLQAAEDYIRKVSKNEDDFRLLAESGWHTPERLLLEFNASIKSTLTPLMLSEQDIELAYQRQLDESPHTSVAYVKTLSQSVEDNEGLLVEQLIKTPAHKKERPQELAALKSWLRSCADSGQYYLPPPEAEAFVKGTRYARNSSGVKEILTPIKEFATALKKVFGEKDKALAKVPVFKLVIEAIAFIKGRVDKQKKQLGVIDFDDLIRMLADEVVKPNNTLVPELRKKFPVALIDEFQDTDAKQYAILDAVYPNASSNSASQTETDLSNDNEESASARVSALLMIGDPKQAIYRFRGGDIFTYLKAGRQADYRWVMNTNWRSVEGMVKAYNRLFYGAPVASNTPTDVFGFDIKYNPVEFTPKAAAAKTPLRDPAAQRSAMNYVSLCLEEKENTNIMRRKMAQWIAQEIYRLLNEAQFQLDNGETKPVKPQDIAILVKDRTEAGAIKNVLQQKGLACVYLSDRSNLFASAEAKDVLRLLNGIWHANDTSNVSSSLASPLWGYSPQTLIELLYHEDDAMWDKAMDKVLSLRDMWLQKGCMSVLLHLMQDSYVPHADNVERALTNYQHLAEVLEKASTTHQRPEQLLDWLNKQIHKPESDEELTLRLESDSQLIRLITQHGSKGLEYPIVFVPYATGYKDASKNGKSTSQIFTFYDEDKQDLQMQLGQTAQAIARVQRESEAEDMRLAYVAVTRAAHRCYMGVIPLANNEKSALARALGLSGDESTNRDWPSVLRRVAEEDESHASYIDGDEFEEIYSGFEQGDAIPQLTALQFTGTASEEWRLYSFSAMSRLTTVGSVKSTDTVEGAGQSLPSVPVLRTVRDEEVYALDTLSTDGEILGAIDVDSHTPLTQTSAVTKNDLRFTLEKGASAGNLLHDILEHSDFSAPVWEETGKELVNRFGLEEKRTPFLYEWLEEVLQTPLYPNVQLCMSDLTLEQTLREAEFYFPMNDTQWKQLREVLNTHRQSVAETLGGEAEPAPQLITAKLKGMMHGFIDLIFEHDGQFFVADYKSTWLGDTLESYMPSALFHNNQHHLYDLQYLIYCLALHRYLSNTLPDYEPDIHFGGVYYLYLRGMHPENEQGEGVFYTHIPSSLLHQLDAIFASKSATHTPPDPLDNGEENEAPLSEPDSADPLQKDTNANSSSESQKPSGQQQFSFDDE